One Nymphaea colorata isolate Beijing-Zhang1983 chromosome 12, ASM883128v2, whole genome shotgun sequence genomic window, tATAGACATgctaatatgtttataaatactaatttaacataaaacatgtcttaatttaagttttttatgTACTACTTAATCTACACACATATTCACGATGAAGCCTAAAAATATACCATAAAAAAACAGGGAAATGATCCCTAGGGAACAGGCATTGCCTggccttttcattttctttcattaatgaTTATTATCGGAAGAGTTGGCCTTTTCGTAAGGTCCACTTCGCATTACAACTAAGGGAGAGTAGGGGGTCGTCCTCATTCACCTGTCCTTTGTTCTGGTTTACAACTCACACACGAGTTCTTAGGCAAAGAAGCATGGCCCTGAAAAAGACCCCATATTGCACAGAAATGGACAGATCCTCTAAGAACTTAATTAATGCTGCATGCCCTGCCACCTTTGCCGTGTAAAATATTTCCAGCCCATTGTTTGGCATCCATTTGTTTCACTGCCGATCTCAGATTCACGAGAAATTTAAGCTCAGATAAATCcatagtttttaacatgtaacgtggatttaagatcaatcACATCTTATAATTCAACCTCGAATCTAAGATCGGATGCTAATATGAAACGCAAATGGCCCTAAACCCAGATCTAGCTAAGTCGGTCGGAAGGCTAATACTCCGACCCACACTCGCGCCCCTGATGTACCCAATTCCTTTCAAAAAGTTCGGTCATTCTGGTTCCGTTAGCCATATCTCGAGCTCCGTCTAATCAGGACCATCTGATGTAATGTATCAGGTAGACGTGATTAAACACATTAACCGATACATCGGGCAGAGAGGATTTCTCCgtccaaacaaaacaaaatcttgATTTCTACATGATACTACACATCCGCTTTCCCTTTCCCAAAATCCATTTGTTCCACAAATAAACCTCTTTCACccttgccaagatccttgacGTTCAAAACTGAACGGCTGAAACTTAAATTTAGGTGTTGCCATCGGCCGGCTATGGTCGTTTAATAAAACTTAAATTAAACGTATGTTTTATTCAACAAAGTGGTTAGTGTTTGAGACGTGCAAGCTGCACAAAAGCATATATGTAATTAGTTCTTAgcctcttttatatatatatatatatatatatatatatatgtatatatatatatatttacccTTCTTTACAATTATGCTTGCTTGGGCACATGAAAGATGACACACTGAGGTGGGCCTTGGAACATCGCTATAATTCAAATCTCATTTGGTGTTATTTCGTGCAAAATACATTGTTAAGGACGAAGAATTGTGACTAAGGAAGTACGTCCAAATAACTTTAATGTATTGCCGAAGGGCGGAAATAGGGGCGGCGGCAGGGGCCGTGGTCTCTCCTTAGATtcgcagaaaaaaaaatctgcttgtaattttcaaaaattttaacttattctatgtataaattttgaaaaattatatattttggCCATTGTCAAGATTTTGATACAATAGTTTGgcccccctcataaaaaatttgtagctcGGACGTAATCTCCCATTAATGTTGGTGCAGAAATCCTCAATTGTTGCCgcgagagagaggtagagataGAGAGATCCAGGTGAAACCGAAAAGCCATCAAACAGGCCATGAGATCTTAACTTGTATCTTAGCTCTGAGAATATGGATACCAAATGCAACATGAGGGGCTAGGGCTACATCCGAAGACAGTGTACCGTCTACTTGGTACCGCGCTCTATTCCATACAACACAGATGCATAGTACCCAAGGAAATCAAACTAACAATGTATGAAACTTTCATACTAATACACTGACTAGCTATTTTATGCATTGCGATGAACTCAAAGACATATATGATGTAAAAGTTAACCTCACTGTGCTAAAAACATTCAAGCAAACAAAAGGGAAATAATGTGCAAAACTTCCTTCATCACCACCCTTCTTTTTCATGCATAAATCGGGTGAAAATAGTTGACAACCCAACTTATTGCAAATATTGTACACTAGTCGGCAACCAAACATGCTATTAAGCCATTAAATTCTAATTAAACAATTTAATGAACAAGTAAGTAAATAATTTCTTTACTCATCAGTTCCACGTAATTTTTCGTTCTTGTTTGCATTGACTCCAAAAGAATTTGCAGAAGCACTAAGGACAAGCTTCCCACGCATTGGATCGCACTTAGGCATGTCGGTGGCAACGTCCAAAAAAGTACTCTCTAGTGGGGTTTGGACTTAATTGGACTTGTTTGGCGTGGCGTGGAACACCGCCAAGTTCGTGATACCTGTAGGTCTACTAGGTGAAGTACAGGTTTTGGAATCAGGAACTTGGTCACGTGGGGCGTGCAGCCAAACGAGATCGAAGGGCAATCCCGTGGTGTGCTGTTGTCAAATGGCAATAATTGAAGTCCAAGCCCCAAGCGCCTCATAATTTAATGGGCTCGCCGTCGGTCACCTACTTACTTAGCGGCACATCAAGTAAGTTGGTTGGGATTCTTAATTAAAAGTGAggatatatatattcatgtttttgtttttttactttttggttTTATTCAATATTCTTGGTATATCAAGTCTCCCACTATAAACTTCTAGATCGAGCAGCATTTCCAAATATGAGAACTTCtaaagaaaattgaacaaatgGCCATCTTTTATAGATTTATAGTTTCTCCACGTTTCAACTAACCTTGGAAGACTTAGCGTAATTGGTCGGACTAGCGAGTCAGTAAAAGTTTCTTCCTCAATTTGATTCACATGGGCGCTCTTCATCTGGATTGCAAATGGGGGAGACACAACACTCTAATTCTAATTGATGGTGTACTGCTCTCTACCCAGGTCCCGAAGTAGTTCTACATTCTTCGAGCGGCTTCTGTTTATTTAGGGTATTCCCCTTCCTCCCCACTCTACAATGTTTCAACAAAGCAACTATGAAGAAAAGGTTGTTGCTTGGATTAGAGACATATAGACATGAAATAAAACTAAATATGTTAGTCATCATATATGattaaaaccaaaataattaaaattcatacaatttacatataaacaagATTATAGGtgtttaaattaaaataattaacttaTTACATGATTGTAAGTTCGTATAATTTAATTTGAGAATCGTTGTCATCCCGTGCAAGGAACAAATGTATTGTAGGTCCATTTTGACAGATTTTGCATGAAGGCTTACGAACAATAAAGTTAGAGATTAAGAACATATAGTTGGCAGTTCTAATACAGCATTTCTCGTATTAATGGGATTGCTTAAACGTGAATCCATAAGCTTAAATCTTCTTGGCACAAGCAACTATGAGAAACTTATTTCTTTCACGTCATTCCTACCTTATTATCATTGATAaatccttttccattttgaacTAAATGTTCTTCTATAGAGACGTTTACCTAATAGAAGTGATACTGAAAAAGGCATCAAGAAACAATaaaaacttgtgagtttttaggagaaatttgttttcatattacGTCAAAGTTAGTAGCACGCTACAAGTTGTCCAAGGGATGGGTCGTGTCATCTATTGGAGATCCATTTCTGGGGAATGTTTTACTCTTTGTCAAAAGAATTTCCGTTGTAAAAGAAAGAACTTGgaaatgaataaagaaagtTCGTTTTGATAACATTCAAGGtcttttaggttgtgtttgtttcaccgtaGATATGAGATTCACGGTGCTCTAGGATTTTatatccatggatttaaggtcggaacCCCTCCCTCCTaatctgaccttaaatctatggtttttaatatgtatcatgatgatttttttaaaaaattctttgttattgaaatcctcaatttttttaaactaGAGATTTCCCAAAACACACATTTTGATGCACTCTCAGATCTAATAtctaaggctatcaaacacaatcttatgcttttaactttttttttaataacttaCTTATCGCATGCTACTAATTTAATTTACTGGacataatatgaaaaataaattagtcTGAAAAGCACACACACTGTGCAAGGATTGCCAATTACAAGAGGTAGATGTGAAGGGTGTCTTGAAGGCCTTGAGCAAAATTTGGTCCTCGTGCATAAGTTTTCTCAACTTCTCATTAGTGGTGCTTccggatgtcaatggatcagattcaaatatctACTAGAATTGCTTAACAATTGagaataattcaaaaaaaaactttcaaatttaaaaaattagattggTTTCAAATTTAAGTAATGACATATGATCGTATTCaggttttgttttaaataaatatcttagttttgttttaaataaatatcttgtcATTCCAATTCATATCTAGATTTGGTTCCAAATAAATATCCTTTCTTATGTATCCATACATTTAAAAGCATGTTCTTCacatatcataatgtggttcTCATTTGGTTATGTATTCAAAAGTAAGATTGAGATTTGAATTTTAAAGTCGGATTTAGGATTTAgattttagttttaaatttagAGTgggtataattttttttcattcacattcaaatttaaattcaaatccaattaagTGAACAACAGATTAATCGGATATGTTATgagcaagaaaaaacatatcCAAATTGTAGTTGATTGAGTACATGGTTTTGCCGTTTAACACAACCCCTAAGTCAGCGGCGGAGGCAAGGTCTGTGGCccctcaaattttgaaaaaagaaaaattatacatgtaattaaaaaaaatcatttttcgtCCCCATAAAAATAGACCTTGTCCCACACcagcaataaattttttatttatttttatataaatgtcttataattaattaattatttatttatatatgttgtgtcttttcaaaattttatatatgattcGAGTCGACTGAGTGGATGAGTACCTCTCACCGGTTCGGACCTGACCGATCCACTTAGCTCAATCCGCGCATCCAACTGCCGAATATCCGAAGATCCCATTCGTAGGTATCGGCTCCGAACTGACGGTCTGACCCCTCAACGGATAGATTTTAAAAATCTCCAAAGGTTATGCCCTCCGCCGTAATCCTCCACCAGGCTACTATTCAGACTTTGGACAAACGCGAACGAAAGTGCATTATAGCTCGAACGTCCCCTTCTTGGCGTTATGCTAATCATCAAAagacggaagaagaagaaacgatCATGGTTGCAATGGGTCGttctcatcatcttcttcttcctcctctccatCAACCAATTCCATGGTGGTGGTCCTCAGTTCTGGTGCTCATCATGCTCTCTGCAGCTACAGTTGACTGCAAAAGCATACCAACAACTCTAGATGGTCCATTCGCCCCTGTTACTCGCCGCTTCGACCCTTCCCTGCGGCGCGGAAGCGAGGATTTGCTGATGAACCACCCGCGAGTGGCCAAGAGGGTCGGCTCCATCTTCCCTGAACAGATTGCTTTGGCCATTTCCTCACCTACCTCCATGTGGGTGTCTTGGGTCACAGGTAATGAATCACCAGTAAATTCCTTCCTTTCTGTGTCCTACTTCTTTGAGTACTTAATCGGAGTCATCGTTTCATTAATTATTGGCTGTTGAATATTACTATGTTTGGATGGATGGGAAGAATTATAGTgaatattagagagagagagattgggtGGGGTGTTCTTTTATTATTTCCAGACTGAACATACCCACTTTTGACAGCTAAATCCAGATGTACAATAAGGAAACTTTCTGGAACTAGTACAAACTTGCGACCAAGGAAATTAAATGAAGTATGCGGTTTGTGGACATGGAAAATTAGTTTGGAGTTGTTTCTCGAACACCTATAGAGCAGCAGAGTAGAGCTTTGGTTGCATTATTTATTCACAGGTTCTGATGACAGATATGCGACGTTAATAGGTGGATCCGTCCTTGATCTGTTTTGGGGTAACTACATGTCATGGACTGTAAGACAGAAACGAGTTAGGTATATATTTATTCCGCCTTGGACCACTCCCTTGAAAATCGATGGCCTCAAATGCTTGACGGTATGAAGATTTCAAGCGGTTTGGTCGTATatttcacatccatctgctgTGAGTTAAGAGTGTCGGttgctttcttttcataataaaCAGTGCTATCTGCCATTAGAGCAAAGCTCTATAGGTCTAGGGTACATTCACTTGTTTCGTAATTAATAAATGTTAAATCTTACTGCTGCCATTCATGCTAAAGCTGTCGGTATTTGTCTTACGGAATTTAACAAAATGAAAGTTCAGGCCGATCTGCGAACTGAATTCTGTATTTGCAGGCGATGCACAGGTAGGAAGTGTTACTCCTCTGGACCCCTCCACTGTTGCAAGTGAGGTTCATTATGGAAGAAGAAGCGGAAAGTATACACATGTAAAGAGAGGGACATCAACTGTTTATAGTCAGCAGTACCCATTTAAGGGGCTTCTGAACTACACATCAGGAATAATTCATCATGTAAAATTGGAAGGTAAACTATGCGAAGATATTCCGCTTTTCTTGCTAAATAGAAAGGAACCTTGCCGGAGTATCTGTAACCTGGAAGTTTTTAAGATGGTCTAAGGCTTTATAGCTCGTGTAGGACATGACACTCCAGGTAagacaagaaaaattttattcTCAGTAAGAACTTTATAAACCCATTTATGTGAACGGGACTGGACAAAATTATGAAGTAAAACATGGCCTatgttttgcatatgaaacTAAATGGATCTTGGTAAGTTAGTAAAAAATTGTTTGCCAACAATTTCAAATAACTCGTGAGAAAAACGACAGCTTGCGGCCTATAGATGTCTAGACTCTAGAGATAGTTTTCATGGACAACCTTTTAAGGCCCCAAAGGAGTAATCTCGAACAACAATTGCATAACTAGAAGCTCATTCAGATAGAAATACGATTTTGATTAtaggttttctgtatttttgttTAGTGACGCAGTCGCTTAACATTGTCAAGTATTATTATGGCACGTGAAAGTGCAATGCCACCTTACAGTTGAAGtctcaaatttttttctggtttttagCAAAGTGAAAGACGTCAGCTGCCAATGACCTGCACAATCTCTTGAGCCCTAGTTATCAAGCTGTGTCCGACCATGTTTTGCCTCAACATGTATGAATTCAGGTGGCATATACAAACAACTCATTTACTTTATGACAGATCAGTCAACATATCTATGTATGTATAAACTTAAACGATCCAATTGAATTTGGTTACTTCTGCAAAATTTGTTAAACGTCGTTAAGATTGAGAATATCAGGATGATCAAGCAAAAAACTTCATTTGcagttgcatttttttattataaatcgTAGAAGCAGCTATAACCGATCCTGTTGTCAGTATACATTGGATGATCTTTTAATTTATGGCCAATTATAATGCCTGCAGGCATCAAGCCTGGTGCAACGTACTATTATATATGTGGAGACAGTTCATTGTCAGCTATGAGTGAAGAATTTGTGTTCAAAGCACCTCCATCACCTAGTATAGATAGTTATCCATATAGAATTGCAGTTGTTGGCGACTTGGGTCTCACTGGAAACTCCACTTCAACTATTGATCATCTGATTGGGAACAAGCCTTCACTAGTTCTGATGGTTGGGGACTTAAGTTACGCAAATCAATACCTTACCACTGGTGGAAAAGGTGCACCATGCTTTTCATGTTCATTCCCAGATGCTCCAATTCGTGAGACATACCAACCACGTTGGGATGCGTGGGGAAGGTAATCTGAAAGTTATTTGACGTCcagatttttaataaatatccAATATTATGAAGCTAAACAGCAAATTTTCTCCTTCCTGTGAACAATTGAACTTTTTGTTGGTGGGTATAATAAATCTTTGGTTGTTTCCTCATCCTATTTCGTCTATAGAGGAATATTACATAACTGCTGTAGGAACTACATTACTGAATCTACATGTTGCATGTTGAAATAGCCGGCACCACCCGAACCTTAGAGCATTGTCATTTATGTTAACAAGAGGGCACGATTAGATTTATATGATCTTCATGCGAAAGGAAAGCCTCAACTCTGCTGTGGCTATCGATTTTTTGAAAGGTTTATGGAGACATTGACCAGAAGGGTGCCCATGATGGTGATTGAAGGAAACCATGAGATAGAACCACAACTGGGTAACGCCACTTTCCAGTCCTACCAGGCAAGGTTTGCTGTTCCATCAGGCGAGTCTGGCTCCAACAGTAGCTTTTATTACTCCTTCAATGCAGGAGGTCTGCATTTTATCATGTTGGGTGCATATGTGGACTATAATGCAACAGgtaaattaaatttgatttgagatGGCATTGACTTTGAATTTGGTTCTCTACATTTTGACTGAATGTGTGCAAACCATCGTCATAGGTATCGTTCTCTGGTTTTCTTTAGTGATATTTTTCTCAAGTAATTAACAAGGAAGTTTGGTTTTAGTGAAAAGACTCGCAAGTTACAAATtcgaaatataaaaaattttaccaaaTCCTGAGTTTTCTGTTAATTATCTTACAAAAcgttgaaaaaaattcaaaataactATTAGAAAGATTTTAATAGGAACgtcaaaaaagttaaaatatacTAAAGAACAGTTTTTGAGGAGAAcgtgaaaaaatatgatatttttatttcctGTTTTTCGTGTTCCTTTGTCCTTTTCcacatttctctatttttcttgtgtttgtggaaaaaaaaatgatatttgtgacaaggGTGTAAAGACTGAATGAAGCAGGTAGGTTACAGACGGCAGTTACTACGAATTCAGCATCCTGAACGTTTTGTCTGTATATGTGTCTCGAATCAGGCTCTCAGTTTGCTTGGCTTCAAAAAGATTTATCACAAGTGGACAGAAAAGTGACACCATGGCTAGTTGCTGCTTGGCACCCTCCTTGGTACAATAGCTACTCCTCACATTATCAAGAATTTGAGTGTATGAGACAGGAAATGGAAGAACTCCTATATCAAAATGGTGTTGATATTGTATTTTCTGGTCATGTAAGTAAATTCAGAACCATATTTtcctatttcttgtttttttcatctttgaaaATCAACAACATATTGGAGTGAGCTCTTGGTGAAAAATATGGAAATTGGAGTTTTATTTTCTCAGGCAATCAGAGTTTTCCTATTTCTCTCGAAAGAACTTTTGTCTAATACGTACTGATATAAAAGACGATTCTACAAATAAATCGATGAATCTTAGTTTCTTTCTCATCAAGGATGAGTAGATCTGCAATATGATACTTGTTCCAGAAAGCAGCCTTTGTTTCTGTTACCTTGTGAGTTGTTACAACATACCCCATAAATTCTTACCATTGAACATGGATACAGCTCAAGATCAATCTGACTACAGTCATACCACACTATATTCATGTTTCGTGTCATAACAGTCATATAAGAAAACTGTCAGATTTTCGAACTAACATGAGCTGTGGATTTTCTGCAGGTCCATGCATACGAGCGGATGAACAGAGTCTACAACTATACACTAGATCCATGTGGTCCAGTGTTCATCACAGTAGGAGATGGCGGCAACATTGAGGGGATCGACATAGATCATGCTGACGATCCTGGAAAGTGCCCGTCCCCAAGAGACAATGTGCCGGAAATCGGCGGAGTCTGCCACATAAACTTTTCCACAGGGCATGCAGAGGGAAAGTTCTGCTGGGACAAGCAACCAGAGTGGAGTGCTTTCAGAGAGAGCAGCTTTGGACATGGGATCTTGGAGGTGACTAATGTTTCCTGCTTCCGCTCTCATAAGAGCAATGAAGGCCACATCAGGGatggtttcttgttttttgcttaTCTAGTTTTGTTTCTGCAGGTGAAAAATGCAACGTATGCCTTGTGGACTTGGCATAGGAACCAAGATGTCTACAAAGACAGGGGAGAGGGGGATCAGATTTACATAGTTCGGCAGCCAGAAGTATGcatgaaaaatgtgaagaacTCTAATGCAGGAGAAGAGGGGACTTCTCCTCAGTTCCACAACCAACAGTTGTAAACTGAAACGATGAAGGGATTAACTGAAAACTAgtgaaga contains:
- the LOC116265139 gene encoding purple acid phosphatase 23 — encoded protein: MVAMGRSHHLLLPPLHQPIPWWWSSVLVLIMLSAATVDCKSIPTTLDGPFAPVTRRFDPSLRRGSEDLLMNHPRVAKRVGSIFPEQIALAISSPTSMWVSWVTGDAQVGSVTPLDPSTVASEVHYGRRSGKYTHVKRGTSTVYSQQYPFKGLLNYTSGIIHHVKLEGIKPGATYYYICGDSSLSAMSEEFVFKAPPSPSIDSYPYRIAVVGDLGLTGNSTSTIDHLIGNKPSLVLMVGDLSYANQYLTTGGKGAPCFSCSFPDAPIRETYQPRWDAWGRFMETLTRRVPMMVIEGNHEIEPQLGNATFQSYQARFAVPSGESGSNSSFYYSFNAGGLHFIMLGAYVDYNATGSQFAWLQKDLSQVDRKVTPWLVAAWHPPWYNSYSSHYQEFECMRQEMEELLYQNGVDIVFSGHVHAYERMNRVYNYTLDPCGPVFITVGDGGNIEGIDIDHADDPGKCPSPRDNVPEIGGVCHINFSTGHAEGKFCWDKQPEWSAFRESSFGHGILEVKNATYALWTWHRNQDVYKDRGEGDQIYIVRQPEVCMKNVKNSNAGEEGTSPQFHNQQL